In Vibrio alginolyticus NBRC 15630 = ATCC 17749, one genomic interval encodes:
- a CDS encoding ExbD/TolR family protein: protein MIKTPQENSRNGLTPDLTPLLDIIFIVMVFLMLTAAVKLDSLDVNLPSTESQAVADVDKQSITVNILKDEPYWAINGKTYIDWDNFTLALLEESKSSDKPIVIGAEKTANIQSLVQLLGFLQENGIQATQLLTEEPS from the coding sequence ATGATTAAAACACCACAAGAAAATAGTCGTAACGGTTTAACCCCCGATTTAACACCGCTGTTAGACATTATTTTTATCGTCATGGTTTTCCTGATGTTAACCGCAGCGGTCAAACTCGATTCATTAGACGTCAATTTACCGAGCACAGAATCTCAGGCTGTTGCAGATGTCGATAAGCAATCCATCACGGTAAATATTCTTAAAGACGAGCCTTACTGGGCTATTAACGGCAAGACATATATCGATTGGGACAACTTTACCCTCGCGCTGTTAGAAGAGAGTAAGTCAAGCGATAAACCGATTGTAATTGGAGCAGAAAAAACCGCGAATATTCAGTCGCTAGTACAACTTCTCGGCTTTTTACAAGAAAACGGAATTCAAGCAACTCAGTTACTCACTGAAGAGCCATCATAA
- a CDS encoding YfcZ/YiiS family protein, giving the protein MRKNQVCEACGCAGEIGFIIKEGDEVADVTVFAQTKTELESELQKYIELAKSVCADVEYNVSEITEESNQATARFKFEVSAEKLIFELKTRSLAR; this is encoded by the coding sequence ATTAGAAAAAACCAAGTATGTGAGGCCTGCGGCTGTGCTGGCGAGATTGGCTTTATCATCAAAGAAGGTGACGAAGTTGCCGACGTAACGGTTTTCGCACAGACAAAAACAGAGCTAGAGTCTGAACTACAAAAATACATCGAGCTCGCTAAATCAGTATGTGCTGATGTTGAATACAATGTTTCAGAAATAACCGAAGAATCGAACCAAGCGACGGCTCGATTCAAATTTGAAGTAAGTGCTGAAAAACTTATCTTTGAATTAAAAACTCGCTCACTCGCGCGTTAA
- the hutW gene encoding heme anaerobic degradation radical SAM methyltransferase ChuW/HutW, giving the protein MSVDIDKLDESVLGSDSPDPLRFAFVKKHSAHAGGASVPVPSSQQQAIFSSITANSIKATNKRCLYIHVPFCRVRCTFCNFFQNAASRTLVDEYFEALMQELREKAALPWTQNGIFHAVYIGGGTPTDLSPVQVRVLGQAIRDHFPLAADCEITLEGRINRFSDELYQGALEGGFNRFSFGVQSFNTQVRRSAKRLDDREDVLKRVSEIAKEDKIPVIIDLLYGLPYQTKEVLEQDLNDFLSTGAHGLDLYQLVVGGSAPMLNLVEKGKIPPPATTPEKAGMYELGVNFMAKHHMKQLSVNHWAIDNRERSLYNSLAKTYAEVLPIGCGAGGNIGGYGMMQHRTLETYIKAVKEGQSAIAMMMKQSPLEPLFSALKSAFDRGIVQANQLPSFMGEDAFGFLLPLFKVWQAKGLVQLHERSAVLTLAGSFWAVSLAQSCIQVLTSEMNETVPKASNN; this is encoded by the coding sequence ATGAGCGTCGATATCGATAAGCTTGATGAATCAGTGTTGGGCAGTGATAGTCCTGATCCATTGCGATTTGCTTTTGTTAAGAAGCATTCTGCACATGCCGGGGGAGCGAGCGTACCTGTGCCCTCGTCTCAACAACAGGCGATTTTTTCGAGTATTACGGCTAACTCAATTAAAGCGACCAATAAACGCTGTCTTTATATTCATGTTCCGTTTTGTCGCGTTCGTTGCACTTTTTGTAACTTCTTTCAAAATGCTGCAAGTCGCACACTGGTTGATGAGTACTTTGAAGCATTAATGCAGGAGCTTAGAGAGAAAGCGGCATTACCTTGGACACAAAATGGTATTTTTCACGCCGTATATATCGGGGGCGGAACGCCAACGGATTTATCTCCAGTACAGGTTCGTGTGTTAGGCCAGGCTATCCGAGACCACTTTCCTTTGGCTGCAGACTGCGAAATCACCTTAGAAGGTCGCATCAATCGTTTTTCTGATGAGTTGTATCAAGGCGCTTTAGAGGGTGGGTTTAATCGTTTCTCTTTTGGTGTGCAAAGTTTTAATACACAAGTGCGCCGCAGCGCAAAACGTTTAGATGATAGGGAAGATGTCCTCAAACGAGTGAGCGAGATCGCCAAAGAAGACAAAATTCCGGTCATTATCGATTTACTCTATGGCTTACCTTATCAAACCAAAGAAGTGTTAGAGCAAGATTTAAATGATTTCCTCTCGACTGGCGCACACGGACTGGATTTGTATCAGTTAGTGGTTGGTGGGTCAGCTCCCATGCTCAACCTCGTAGAAAAGGGAAAAATCCCGCCACCTGCGACCACACCAGAAAAAGCGGGAATGTATGAGCTCGGTGTGAACTTTATGGCCAAACACCATATGAAGCAACTGAGTGTGAACCATTGGGCAATCGATAACCGCGAGCGTAGTTTATACAATAGTTTAGCCAAGACTTATGCAGAGGTATTGCCAATTGGCTGTGGTGCTGGAGGTAATATCGGTGGCTACGGGATGATGCAACACCGCACACTAGAGACCTATATTAAAGCGGTCAAAGAAGGTCAAAGCGCCATCGCGATGATGATGAAGCAAAGCCCTCTAGAACCACTTTTTTCTGCACTCAAATCTGCGTTTGACCGTGGCATTGTTCAAGCAAATCAACTTCCATCATTTATGGGAGAGGACGCGTTCGGGTTTTTATTGCCTCTATTTAAAGTGTGGCAAGCGAAAGGCTTAGTACAACTACATGAACGTAGCGCAGTCCTTACTCTTGCAGGCAGCTTCTGGGCTGTGTCATTGGCTCAAAGTTGTATTCAGGTACTCACGTCAGAGATGAACGAAACCGTACCGAAAGCATCCAATAATTAA
- a CDS encoding FecCD family ABC transporter permease yields the protein MLLRRIPLSTTLSVLSGFLAFIAIASITVGPMNISFADSLRSLTGGSSDLAPHIQLVINEIRLPRTILCMFIGAILAICGVVMQGLFRNPLAEPGIIGVSAGAALGGAFAIVVFAEFSQNYPQLMNLAALPLFAFLGGALTTILVYKLGTSKFGTSVTIMLLAGVAISALSGAAIGYMNFIADDQMLRDLTLWSMGSLAGANWSGIALSAVTLVILLLWFQKKSMALNALLLGESEARHLGVPVQKLKRQLILLSALGVGITVSISGAIGFIGLVIPHLGRMLAGPDHRTLLPISALMGALLLTAADMFARVAVAPAELPVGIVTALIGAPFFIYLLFQQKGKIL from the coding sequence ATGTTGTTAAGACGCATCCCCCTTTCAACGACGTTATCAGTGCTTAGTGGATTTTTAGCATTTATTGCTATCGCCTCTATTACCGTTGGCCCAATGAACATTAGCTTTGCTGACAGTTTGCGTAGCCTAACGGGAGGCAGTTCTGATCTCGCTCCTCACATTCAGTTGGTCATTAACGAAATCCGATTGCCTCGCACCATTTTGTGTATGTTCATCGGCGCCATTTTGGCAATTTGTGGTGTGGTTATGCAGGGCTTGTTCCGTAACCCATTAGCCGAGCCTGGTATCATTGGTGTGTCTGCTGGCGCTGCTCTTGGTGGTGCATTCGCTATTGTTGTATTTGCTGAATTTAGCCAAAACTATCCGCAACTAATGAACTTAGCGGCTTTGCCTCTTTTTGCTTTCCTTGGCGGTGCACTAACGACTATTCTCGTTTATAAACTCGGCACAAGTAAGTTTGGTACCTCAGTTACAATTATGTTGTTAGCCGGCGTTGCCATCAGCGCGCTCTCGGGTGCTGCGATTGGCTACATGAACTTTATCGCAGATGATCAGATGCTGCGAGACTTGACGCTTTGGTCGATGGGCTCATTAGCTGGTGCAAATTGGTCAGGGATTGCTCTATCTGCTGTAACACTCGTCATCCTATTGCTCTGGTTTCAGAAGAAGTCGATGGCGCTGAATGCTCTGTTGTTAGGGGAATCAGAAGCAAGACACTTAGGAGTTCCGGTTCAAAAACTCAAACGTCAGCTTATTTTACTTTCTGCACTGGGTGTTGGTATTACGGTGAGCATCAGTGGTGCAATTGGCTTTATTGGGCTCGTGATTCCTCACTTAGGGCGCATGCTCGCTGGGCCTGACCATCGAACGCTATTACCAATATCTGCCTTAATGGGAGCACTGCTTCTTACTGCCGCAGATATGTTTGCTCGTGTTGCTGTGGCACCAGCTGAATTACCAGTTGGAATCGTGACCGCATTGATTGGCGCGCCCTTTTTCATCTACTTATTGTTCCAGCAAAAAGGGAAGATTTTGTAA
- a CDS encoding heme/hemin ABC transporter substrate-binding protein, whose product MKNTRITIHAVVTAAISLLASSQLFANETPSSERVVSAGSAVTELLLELDAKDSLVAIDVTSQLPKGMELPKVGYHRRLSAEGLLALRPTKVIGSDEMGPKTTLSQLKSAGVDVEIVNTDANVEGLYQRIDQIANLMDRKAQAESLKQDVQAQVQALNANQPDQAKKKKVLFLLIHEGRPANVAGSQTTPDAIIQLAGGQNPAATQLSSYKPLSTEAMVEMQPDVILVSGRSYETLGGADAILKAMPLLAATPAGKNKDIITIDGHALVGGLGLKSLAEAKRLNALLYP is encoded by the coding sequence ATGAAGAACACACGCATCACTATTCATGCTGTTGTCACGGCAGCCATTTCCCTACTTGCGAGTAGTCAACTTTTTGCCAATGAAACGCCATCCTCAGAGCGCGTTGTTAGCGCAGGCAGCGCCGTCACTGAACTCTTGCTTGAACTCGACGCTAAAGATAGCTTGGTTGCTATCGACGTCACCAGTCAATTACCAAAAGGAATGGAACTGCCTAAAGTGGGCTACCATCGTCGTCTTTCAGCGGAGGGGTTGCTCGCCTTACGTCCGACAAAAGTCATTGGTTCTGATGAGATGGGGCCGAAAACAACATTGAGCCAATTGAAATCGGCTGGCGTAGATGTAGAAATCGTTAATACTGATGCAAATGTCGAGGGCCTTTATCAACGTATTGATCAAATTGCGAACCTTATGGATCGCAAAGCTCAAGCTGAAAGCTTAAAGCAAGATGTCCAGGCGCAAGTACAAGCACTCAATGCAAACCAACCTGATCAAGCGAAGAAAAAGAAAGTGCTCTTTCTGCTGATCCATGAAGGGCGACCTGCAAATGTTGCGGGCTCACAAACGACACCCGATGCAATTATTCAACTCGCCGGCGGACAAAACCCAGCCGCTACACAACTCTCGTCTTACAAGCCTCTATCCACAGAAGCGATGGTAGAGATGCAGCCTGACGTGATTCTTGTTAGTGGTCGCAGCTATGAAACGTTGGGTGGTGCCGATGCAATTTTAAAAGCAATGCCGCTTCTTGCTGCAACACCCGCTGGAAAGAACAAAGACATCATAACGATTGATGGCCATGCTCTGGTAGGTGGTTTGGGCCTTAAAAGCCTTGCAGAAGCTAAACGCTTGAATGCACTGCTTTACCCATAG
- a CDS encoding heme ABC transporter ATP-binding protein: protein MNQIVLSGKNISMTYGNRVVLDDINIDIRAGEVTALLGPNGAGKSTLLKLLCGEISSNHHITYFGKQKHDWEPEKSAKHIAMLPQHSTLTFPFLAREVVELGAIPLSLSNKETTKLALHYMEQTDVLHLAESLYPSLSGGEKQRLHLARVMTQLHQSGEKRILMLDEPTSALDLAHQHNTLKIARETAKAQNAAVVVVLHDLNLASQYADRLVLLHNGKLVCDDTPWNALTSERIEQVYGYRSIVTKHPTLDFPQVHAAA, encoded by the coding sequence ATGAACCAGATCGTTTTATCGGGGAAAAACATTTCGATGACGTATGGCAACCGTGTGGTGCTCGATGACATCAACATTGATATCCGAGCTGGTGAAGTGACCGCCCTACTCGGCCCCAATGGCGCAGGTAAAAGTACTTTGCTCAAGCTTCTATGCGGTGAGATCTCTTCGAATCATCACATCACCTACTTCGGTAAACAAAAGCATGATTGGGAGCCTGAAAAAAGCGCCAAACATATTGCAATGCTCCCGCAGCACAGCACCTTAACCTTCCCATTTCTAGCCAGAGAAGTCGTAGAGTTGGGGGCAATACCGCTATCACTGTCCAATAAAGAAACCACTAAACTGGCTTTACATTACATGGAACAAACCGACGTATTGCATTTAGCAGAAAGCCTGTACCCGTCTTTATCTGGTGGAGAAAAGCAACGACTGCATCTAGCACGAGTGATGACACAACTACATCAATCTGGCGAAAAACGAATCTTAATGCTTGATGAACCTACCTCAGCGTTGGATCTCGCCCACCAACACAACACGTTAAAGATTGCTCGTGAAACGGCAAAAGCACAAAACGCAGCGGTGGTTGTGGTGTTACATGACTTGAATCTAGCCTCTCAGTACGCAGACCGCCTTGTACTCTTGCATAACGGGAAACTAGTTTGTGATGACACGCCATGGAATGCACTAACGTCAGAGCGCATTGAGCAAGTTTATGGCTATCGATCTATTGTGACAAAACATCCGACGCTAGACTTCCCTCAAGTGCATGCCGCAGCATAA
- a CDS encoding TetR/AcrR family transcriptional regulator produces MPKRSKEDTEITIQKIMDAVIDQLLRLGYDKMSYTTLSQQTGISRTGISHHFPKKTDFTAALDGRIFKMFIEHLEFDKGLNAFSQSWIKALEDAEFLAILRLLFHHIVTAENAQEFAANGIDRLYKMVESQFGAGGDKELEWLIGRSLIQMSK; encoded by the coding sequence ATGCCAAAGCGTAGTAAAGAAGATACCGAAATCACTATCCAAAAGATCATGGATGCCGTTATTGATCAGCTACTCAGATTAGGTTACGACAAAATGTCGTACACGACGCTAAGCCAGCAGACAGGTATATCGCGTACCGGTATTAGCCATCACTTCCCTAAGAAAACGGACTTCACCGCCGCACTGGATGGCCGTATCTTTAAAATGTTTATTGAACACTTAGAGTTTGATAAAGGATTAAATGCATTTTCACAAAGTTGGATTAAAGCGCTGGAAGATGCTGAGTTTCTCGCGATTTTACGACTGCTATTCCATCACATTGTCACCGCTGAAAATGCGCAAGAATTTGCTGCTAATGGTATTGACCGCTTATACAAAATGGTTGAAAGCCAGTTTGGTGCGGGTGGTGACAAAGAGCTTGAGTGGTTGATTGGTCGATCATTGATCCAAATGAGCAAGTAA
- the hutZ gene encoding heme utilization protein HutZ: MDQQVKQERLQGRLGPEIKEFRQERRTLQLATVDAEGRPNVSYAPYVQNQEGYFVLISKIARHARNLLENPNVSLMMIEDEESSKQLFARKRLTFDAVANVVERDTEMWQQVVGQMKERFGEIIDGLSQLEDFVLFNLKPESGLFVKGFGQAYQVSGDDLVDFVHLQEGHKKVESA; encoded by the coding sequence ATGGATCAACAAGTTAAACAAGAGCGTTTGCAAGGTCGTTTAGGGCCAGAGATCAAAGAGTTCCGTCAGGAGCGTCGTACACTTCAGCTTGCAACTGTCGATGCAGAAGGTCGCCCGAATGTAAGCTACGCGCCTTATGTCCAAAACCAGGAAGGTTATTTCGTTCTCATTTCTAAAATCGCTCGTCATGCCCGTAACCTTTTAGAAAATCCAAATGTTTCATTGATGATGATCGAAGATGAAGAGTCTTCAAAGCAGCTGTTTGCTCGTAAGCGCTTAACTTTTGATGCGGTAGCAAATGTAGTTGAGCGAGACACAGAGATGTGGCAACAAGTTGTTGGACAAATGAAAGAGCGTTTTGGTGAGATTATTGATGGTCTAAGCCAGCTAGAGGATTTCGTTTTGTTCAACTTAAAGCCAGAATCGGGGCTATTTGTTAAAGGTTTTGGTCAGGCGTATCAAGTGTCTGGTGATGATTTAGTCGATTTTGTTCACCTTCAAGAAGGTCACAAGAAAGTCGAAAGTGCCTGA
- the hutX gene encoding heme utilization cystosolic carrier protein HutX produces the protein MESIKQQVEVLLEQEPQLLPAAMAERLGISEFEVVAALPQEMVAIAPGEQAQSILESLVGFGPVTTIVHSFGSIFEVKAPFPKGKVARGYYNLMGREGELHGHLKLDNVKNVALVSKPFMGRESHYFGFFSECGSNIFKIYLGRNEKRELIEEQVTAFRALQAELKK, from the coding sequence ATGGAATCAATCAAGCAACAAGTTGAAGTATTACTAGAGCAAGAACCACAATTATTGCCAGCTGCGATGGCAGAGCGTCTTGGCATTTCCGAGTTTGAGGTTGTTGCGGCTCTACCTCAGGAAATGGTGGCTATTGCACCAGGAGAGCAAGCGCAAAGCATCTTAGAAAGTTTGGTTGGTTTTGGCCCGGTGACGACCATCGTCCACTCTTTTGGTTCTATCTTTGAAGTTAAAGCGCCGTTTCCAAAAGGAAAAGTGGCGCGTGGCTATTACAATTTAATGGGTAGAGAAGGTGAACTGCACGGCCACCTTAAATTAGATAACGTTAAAAATGTCGCATTAGTCAGTAAACCGTTTATGGGTAGAGAGAGTCACTATTTTGGTTTTTTCTCAGAGTGCGGAAGCAATATTTTCAAGATTTATTTAGGCCGTAACGAAAAGCGCGAGTTGATTGAAGAGCAAGTCACCGCATTTCGCGCTCTACAAGCCGAATTAAAAAAGTAA
- a CDS encoding MotA/TolQ/ExbB proton channel family protein, whose protein sequence is MEQLQELQTQFGLMTWPLIICSALTVMIIAERLFHVLISLGVGKRAIRQKLTGLDPTNGSELEALAEELSNKRPLLYRGVAMLLAHHSFSKSLREDAAGIWLQEKRHQLHSGLRLLTLIGVISPLIGLLGTVLGLIDMFKGIAVSTGNITPNDLADGLGLAMRTTAAGLIIALPAISGAQIIGLWADRVIAKLEHTLNYVNLWLEGISLQHVSPDHSKVTLRSSGKIEAASQ, encoded by the coding sequence ATGGAACAACTACAAGAATTACAAACTCAATTTGGGCTGATGACATGGCCTTTGATCATTTGCTCAGCTCTAACCGTGATGATCATCGCCGAGCGATTATTCCATGTGTTAATTAGCCTTGGTGTAGGAAAGCGAGCCATTCGCCAAAAGCTCACAGGATTAGACCCAACAAATGGGAGCGAACTTGAAGCACTTGCTGAAGAGTTGTCGAATAAGCGGCCGCTTCTGTACCGTGGTGTTGCGATGTTGCTTGCTCATCATTCGTTTTCGAAATCTTTAAGAGAAGATGCCGCAGGTATTTGGCTGCAAGAAAAACGCCATCAGTTGCATTCCGGCCTTCGTTTGCTGACGCTGATTGGCGTCATCAGCCCTTTAATTGGCTTGCTTGGTACGGTACTTGGCTTAATTGACATGTTTAAAGGCATCGCGGTTTCAACGGGGAATATCACTCCGAATGATTTGGCTGACGGCCTAGGTCTTGCTATGCGCACCACTGCCGCGGGTCTCATTATCGCACTTCCTGCCATTTCAGGAGCGCAGATCATTGGTTTGTGGGCGGATCGTGTAATCGCCAAGCTTGAGCACACTTTAAACTACGTCAACTTATGGCTTGAAGGCATCTCGTTACAGCATGTCTCGCCAGACCACTCAAAAGTAACACTGCGCTCTTCTGGGAAGATTGAGGCCGCAAGTCAATGA
- a CDS encoding ATP:cob(I)alamin adenosyltransferase, producing the protein MKPVSKELSEICYPFIYEDSPVCDFEITADELCSRIGLVLAMELDEFSRDILTRMQPNVYHLNGSVRGKLAITETEVEELKADYALLKQRIDGGFKGFVLPGGHPAASQLHLCRCQAKKTVRALVAVEHTGKKQPAPILFRYANLLANVLYSLASYINHAHQVKETEFVSRSYAMPKK; encoded by the coding sequence ATGAAACCTGTAAGTAAGGAATTGAGCGAGATTTGCTATCCGTTTATTTACGAGGACAGTCCGGTTTGTGACTTTGAAATTACAGCAGATGAACTTTGTAGTCGTATTGGCCTTGTTCTCGCTATGGAGTTGGACGAGTTTAGCCGTGATATACTGACAAGAATGCAGCCTAATGTTTATCATCTAAATGGTTCGGTTCGCGGAAAATTAGCGATTACAGAGACGGAAGTTGAAGAGTTAAAGGCCGATTATGCTTTGCTCAAGCAACGCATTGATGGTGGCTTCAAAGGCTTTGTTCTACCCGGAGGACACCCGGCAGCCAGTCAATTGCATTTGTGCCGTTGCCAAGCTAAAAAAACGGTACGAGCATTAGTTGCCGTTGAACATACAGGTAAGAAGCAGCCCGCACCTATTTTGTTTCGTTACGCGAACTTATTAGCGAATGTACTTTACAGCCTAGCTTCTTATATTAATCATGCTCACCAAGTCAAAGAGACGGAATTCGTTTCTCGTAGTTACGCGATGCCAAAGAAGTGA
- a CDS encoding energy transducer TonB has translation MNVQRYVIAGGASLAIHAALLFVSQETKVFAMPAGNPASSVSLNLVSAPPAVEKSTPENVAPPKEQPQDQPEPEKKIVKKQVVKKDAVKKKVVEKKPEPVKQSKPKTVEPTKTVTKQKVQPEAKPKKKTEPVKKETVAQQSAPASQSKGATSQPVLVDKPTFVSQPTQPRYPRSAQRRGIEGVALYEIWLDENGNQIKQVLIESSGTESLDASALRAIKQWQFTPHISGGLKVAHRVQVPVRFKLDG, from the coding sequence GTGAACGTACAAAGATATGTCATTGCAGGAGGTGCTTCCCTTGCCATCCATGCCGCACTTCTTTTTGTTTCTCAAGAGACAAAGGTGTTCGCGATGCCGGCTGGAAACCCAGCAAGTTCGGTAAGTCTAAATCTTGTGTCTGCTCCTCCCGCTGTCGAAAAATCTACACCAGAAAATGTAGCGCCACCAAAAGAGCAGCCTCAAGACCAACCTGAACCAGAAAAGAAGATTGTAAAAAAACAGGTCGTCAAGAAAGACGCTGTTAAGAAGAAGGTAGTAGAGAAAAAACCAGAACCGGTTAAACAATCTAAACCTAAAACGGTCGAGCCCACCAAAACCGTAACAAAGCAAAAGGTTCAGCCCGAAGCGAAACCAAAGAAAAAAACGGAACCGGTGAAGAAAGAGACGGTAGCTCAACAATCCGCACCTGCGAGCCAATCCAAAGGGGCAACGTCTCAGCCTGTCTTGGTCGACAAACCAACGTTTGTGAGTCAACCAACACAACCCCGTTACCCAAGGTCTGCACAAAGACGCGGTATTGAAGGTGTAGCCTTGTATGAGATATGGCTAGATGAGAATGGTAACCAGATTAAACAGGTTTTGATTGAGTCTTCCGGCACAGAGTCGCTAGATGCCTCAGCACTTCGTGCGATCAAACAGTGGCAATTTACACCACATATTTCAGGTGGGCTAAAAGTCGCTCACCGAGTACAAGTACCTGTTCGTTTTAAGTTGGATGGATAA
- a CDS encoding chemotaxis protein codes for MAKVVSKANQSQGMLMFKLTLQQSFAIGTLKVREIVPYMPTTKIPYSHHHVIGTVTIRNLTVPVIDMSAAVGFRPISEEEYKSCYLIVTDCLRTVVAFMVRSIEKIIECDWKAIETPPPSAGKNIFVTGITRYEDKTVQMLDVELLLSKIYPQYENSKIPMLTDIERERLKALSILLVDDSSIARKQLCDALDSINIGYQICKNGLDALELMKSDAAAHRPIDILVSDIEMPGLDGYELAFEVQNNSSLNHSYRILHTSLSSEICVDRAHQVGAHEALEKFNAGELIEAMLRGAKELEAKAMTS; via the coding sequence ATGGCAAAAGTCGTTAGCAAAGCGAATCAATCTCAGGGCATGTTGATGTTTAAGCTCACCCTGCAACAGAGTTTCGCTATCGGTACGCTAAAAGTCCGTGAAATCGTCCCGTACATGCCAACGACAAAGATCCCTTACTCGCATCATCACGTCATTGGAACCGTTACGATACGTAACTTAACAGTACCAGTGATCGATATGTCAGCGGCTGTTGGCTTTCGTCCTATTAGTGAAGAAGAATATAAAAGCTGCTACTTGATCGTGACAGATTGCTTGCGAACCGTGGTTGCGTTTATGGTTCGTAGTATAGAGAAGATCATTGAGTGCGATTGGAAAGCTATTGAAACGCCACCTCCGAGCGCTGGAAAAAATATTTTCGTGACTGGAATTACTCGCTACGAGGACAAAACTGTTCAAATGCTGGATGTGGAGCTGCTACTTTCCAAAATTTATCCGCAGTACGAGAATTCAAAGATCCCAATGCTGACAGATATTGAGCGAGAACGCCTAAAAGCACTCAGTATTCTATTGGTGGATGACTCTTCCATCGCTCGTAAACAGCTGTGTGACGCACTCGATAGCATCAATATTGGGTATCAAATCTGTAAAAATGGTTTAGATGCATTGGAACTGATGAAAAGTGACGCTGCGGCTCATCGCCCAATTGATATTCTGGTCAGCGATATTGAAATGCCCGGATTAGACGGTTATGAATTAGCATTTGAAGTTCAGAATAATTCCTCTCTGAACCATTCATACCGCATTTTACATACATCGTTATCGAGCGAAATCTGTGTAGACAGAGCTCACCAAGTTGGCGCGCATGAGGCACTTGAGAAATTCAATGCAGGAGAACTAATCGAAGCGATGCTTCGCGGAGCAAAAGAGCTAGAAGCCAAAGCTATGACTTCTTAA
- a CDS encoding YnjH family protein: protein MKLKSVSIFTAGVFAVLLSGSVFAKSYSTPENKALIVADGKVGQRICYYDDKAYTTGAVINVEGVLLMCTAENDFETNGSLKWVVFKKDK from the coding sequence ATGAAGTTAAAAAGTGTATCTATTTTTACCGCTGGTGTTTTTGCAGTACTGCTGTCGGGTTCCGTTTTTGCTAAATCATACAGTACACCAGAAAACAAAGCGCTAATAGTTGCTGACGGTAAGGTAGGTCAGCGTATCTGTTACTACGATGATAAAGCCTACACCACAGGGGCCGTGATTAATGTTGAAGGCGTATTACTGATGTGTACCGCTGAGAACGATTTTGAAACCAATGGCTCGTTAAAGTGGGTCGTGTTCAAAAAAGATAAATAA